The DNA sequence TGTTCGAGGGGAGGTCCTCCAGGTTGATGTATCGGCTGGGGTTCACCCCGTGTTCCACCATGCGGCGCAGCAGGTGCCCGGTCGCGGCCCGCGCCCGGTCGCCCGGCGCGTACGTGATGCCGGACGCGTGCTCGGTCGGGTCAACGTCCTCACCCGCGGCGCGCCGGACCTCGATGCCGGCACGGACGTCCTCGATGGCGGCCAGGTACTCGGCCTCGGTGTCGAACGCGTCGACGACGACGTGCCGGCGCTCGTGACGGTCGGAGTCGTACCGGTAGTGGCGCACGACGAACCGTTGGATGGTGTCGTCGTCAGCGTCCACGCGGGCCACCCGTGCAGGCTACGGCCCGCGGACCGGCCGCGAGGCGTTGTCGGTGCCAACTGGCAAGGTCACGTCATGGCGACAGAAGCAGCGCACGAGAACGACCACGTGCAGAGCCCTACATGCGACAGCGTGAACGAGCTGGGGCCCGGGATGGGTGGAGTGTGGTTGGTGTCGTCGCTGAAGGCCACGACGACGCATGTGTGGGACCTGGACGCGATGACGTACCGGCGTCAGCCGGGGCCGGAGAGCTCCTCGATGGAGTACGACGACGTGACGGTGCGCATCACCAAGGTGGGGGCGTGGCCGGAGGTCGGTAGGCGCAGCTTGGTGTTCTTCGACGACCCGGAGGACGAGCTGTGGGAGCAGTGGCGGATCTGTTCGACCATCGGCAGCATCACGCGCATGGAGCCGCAGGAGGGTGGTGGCGCGTCGTGAGCGGTGGTGACGAGGTGGAGACGGTGCAGCTGCCGATGGTGTGCACGTGCTCACCGGAGGGGGCGCAGGCGGCGGCCGAGCTGCGGGCTCGAGTGACCGAGCGGTTGTCTGAGGGGTCGAGGGTTCTGCGGGCGCGGCCGGTGACTGATGCCGGGTTTCTCTCTGCGGTGTGCTTGTCGTTGAACGCTGACTTCCAGGCGCACGTGGCGGGCATCTTCATGGACCAGTGGTTCCTGGTCGTGGTGGAGCAGCTGCTGCCCTCGAATGAGGAGCGTCGGGTTGTTGTTCAGGCTGACGCGGCGGAGGACGGCTTGGCTGCGGTGTGGGAGTGGTTGTCGCAGGCGTGACGGCAAGGGTTGCAGTTCCAAGTGTCCGGCGGCCTGGGTTGTTCGTGGGGCCAGATAGCAGCCCGTGCCGTTTTGATGGCGCCCCCTGACCCGGGCGCGGTGCCGACCCTGCCCTCGCACTGTTCTGAGCGCCTACGTGCCTGGCGGTGCCGGCTCCTCAATGTGTCCGTCGTTCCAGTGCATCATCACGACCGCTGGCGGGTTGTGGTCGGCGAGGTCTTGGAGGTGCCGTACCGCGTCGTCCAGCGATGCGTGCCGGTCGAGGACGGTCAACCCGCGGCGGCACGCCCAGGTGCCGTCGCCGTCCTGCACACCGCGAAAGAACCACGCCATTCCGGCACGCTAAACGCACCCGTGTAGGGCCGCGACGGGCCATTGGTCCCGACTGTCTGCGGTCAGCCGCGCCAAGCGTGCCGCGTTGCCCGTCGGGACCTTGGTCCCTGTACCAACGACAGAGCCCCCCGTCATGGTGGGAGCGCGGGTTCTCCTAGTCATACCCGCCGCGCCCCCGTCCACCCCCTGGCGGGGGCGCCCACTGCCCCGGCGAAGGCAGGGCCGCATCGCGCGTCGCGGGACCTTGGTCCCTAGCACGTGGGCCAGCTCGAGGATTGTGTTGGCCTACGCGCCGAACAGCAGGGCCCTGACTGTCGTGCGTGTAGGACGCCCGCACCCAACCGTGCGGGCGTCCGCCCCTGTCCGGCGTGCGGATGCGGGACAATCCGGGGGCATGACGCCGTCTGAGTACGAGAGCCCGAAGGGGAAGCCGTCCGCGCAGGACCAAGGCACCGCCGTCGACACCGACGCCCTGGCCCAGCAGCTCGCGGACATCGCCCGGTCCCTGGAGGCGGAGCCCGAACCCGGTGCGATGTTGGAGCAGCTCGTTCGGGCCGCCGTCGCCCTCATCCCGGGCACCGATGAGGGGTCGCTGAGCGTGGTGCAGGGACGGGCTGAGGTGTCGTCCCGGCACGCGACCGGTGACCTGCCACGCCAGGTGGACGACCTGCAGACGTCGACCGGGCAGGGGCCGTGCCTGGACGCTGCGTTCGAGGAGCAGACAGTCCGCGTGCCGGACATGGCCAACGAGGGCCGGTGGCCTGACTTCGCACCCAAGGCGGCACAGTTGGGGGCCGCGAGCATGCTGTCGTTCCAGTTGTACGTCGAGGGTGACAACCTCGGGGCGCTGAACCTGTACAGCCGAAGCGTGGACGCGTTCACCGACGAGTCCGAGCACGTCGGGTTGCTGTTCGCCAGCCATGCCGCCATCGCGTTCGCGGACGCGCAGAAGGTGCAGAACCTCAAGGTCGCCCTGGCGTCCCGGGACGTCATCGGTCAGGCCAAGGGCATCCTGATGGAGCGGTTCAAAGTCACCGGGGACCAGGCGTTCATGATGCTGGTCACGGCCAGCCATAACAGCAACCGCAAGGTTCACGACATCGCTGAGGAGCTGGCCATGACCGGCCACATCGGCCGCCCACGCTGACGCCCCGTCCGCGCCGCGGCCGAACAGTCGCAGCCCAGTCGGTCTGCGGCCTGGCCGCCGAGACGGGGCCGCACGCGATGTTTCACGGGCTTCCCGACTCACTGCGCGTGCATCGCGGCCGAGTCGGGGCCACCATCGAAGGGTGACCGGTGCCGCGAAGGTGACGTGCCCGCAGTGGGCGAGCGAAAAGGTGACGGCCGTCGTCGTTCCCCGTCCGCACGCGGGGCAGGAGCCCGGCAAGCCGCCAACGCGCCGGGCGTGGCGTTGCCTGCAGTG is a window from the Phycicoccus sp. M110.8 genome containing:
- a CDS encoding GAF and ANTAR domain-containing protein — translated: MTPSEYESPKGKPSAQDQGTAVDTDALAQQLADIARSLEAEPEPGAMLEQLVRAAVALIPGTDEGSLSVVQGRAEVSSRHATGDLPRQVDDLQTSTGQGPCLDAAFEEQTVRVPDMANEGRWPDFAPKAAQLGAASMLSFQLYVEGDNLGALNLYSRSVDAFTDESEHVGLLFASHAAIAFADAQKVQNLKVALASRDVIGQAKGILMERFKVTGDQAFMMLVTASHNSNRKVHDIAEELAMTGHIGRPR